The Anabas testudineus chromosome 1, fAnaTes1.2, whole genome shotgun sequence genomic sequence ttctaGCAGGTGCTGTTGCAATTAGAAGACATGACCAGTagaaaaagtataaaaaggGATAATGGCATGgattaataattttgttttatattttgaaaacacGTAGTAGTCTACTTTGAGGTATTACCTCACTGACAACATTACATcgtgtttctttttcttattgaCTGAACAGCACACTTAATCAACCTTCATCAAAAACCTTTGCTTGAACCAAAACTTTGGTCAAGCACATCTAAGTGATTCTCAGGCAGGGCTGGttttaattatgtatttgtAACTCCATGCTGTTAATTTAGCACCGTGTATAGATTTTTATTTGACCAGAACTTCTTTCCAACTTCTTTCCACCTTCTCTCACTGctgaacaatattttttttttaacattcacatCTTCAGGCATACCTCTCTTACGTTAGCTTCTACAGTCAGTAATCCTCAAGCAAAattgtgcttttacttttattgttcaGTATAACATGTCCCATACAATTAAACAGAGGCAGCACTGGCACTGGCAAAATGTACCATCAAGTGTAGCATGTAACTGgcttcatttattaaaatcataTCACAGCAGGATGATTCATTCACAATGGTCACTTGGCCTTGTCGTATAATGCAGATGAACCAGatttcttatttgtttcttGAATAACTGCTGCataaagcagagagacagagatataGTTTTATTACTGGCTACATTTCCCAAAACTTGAATTCCAATGTCACCTGGTTCCTACACTCTTGGCTCATTGGCCACGGTAATATCAGATACAAAAGCATAATTATTCTTCAGTCTGATTTCCACATACATCATTAGTTTGAATGACAAATACTACATGGAAAGAAGTGAAATCACAAGTGAATTTGACCTAAATGAGTCATTTGTACTACCATAAATACTATAATATTCCAATGCAACTAACGTAGGTATGAGTGATAAAAGAGAGCAAGTATGACCTCTAAAATGTATCGTCTAAACAGTTCCCACGAGTTTACAAAAGCTGTTTGAACCAAAtatttgtttggttgttttgtctGAAACCGTGTCGCCAGTTGCTGAACACTACTTGGTTTGTGTCTCTTTATTAAGTTTTCTGCACCTTTGAGAGGGTTAAATACTTTTTCTACTCTGCTTTAATACTTTGTAAAGTGAACCACCATGTAAAGGTTTAGTGACAGTCTATTAACAGAGGTAGTCCTTTACATTCTCCTAGTTTTCGTTTCACTGCATTAAATCTTGCTTTGTTATACTACTACTGGTATGTTTCTGCATGgtttatataaatacatcatCAGTCGTTTTTGTCTGATATACACATATTAATTGGAGAGTTATCGTCACTCTGTGAGAAGTCATCATTCCTCACACTGAAAGCAGACTCCTCCACAGTCTGAATCTGCTCATGCTTTCGTTTATGGAGCCTCAGACTCTGTGAGCGGCTGAAGCCTCTTCCGCAGATGTCGCAGCCGTACGGCCTCTCTCCTGTGTGAAGCCTGAAGTGGTTCTTAAGGCTTGAAGCTCGAGTGAAACTCTTTTCACATTCGGGACAGTCAAACTTCTCCCCAAAGTGGATTTTCTCATGTTCTCTCAAGCGGCCGGACTGGTTGAAGCTCCTGTCGCACACCGAGCAGTGATAGGGCCTCTCTCCCGTGTGTGTGAGCCGGTGTCTGTTCATGGCCCCTGAGTGGGCGAAGCTCTTCCCACAGTCTGGGCAGGAGAatggtttctctcctgtgtgaacTTTCTGGTGACCTTTGAGTTGACCTTTCTGCGTGAACTGCTTCCCACACAAAGTGCATTGATAAGGTTTCTCTCCCGAGTGAATTCGCATGTGGATTTGCAGAGCAGACATCTTGTGACAGTCTCTTCCACAGAGCCCACAGCAGTAAGAGCTCTTTGTCAGATGGTTGTTGAACTGTTCCTGCACAGGTGATACTAGACAACTCTCTTTTTCACTGTCAGGATCATGATTATCTCCAgacactgttaaaaaacacaaatggaatTGAGTTAAACCACTGTAAGTACTACTTATGGGGCTGCAGCAGCCATCCACCTGTATTTGAATACAGTCATTTACACAAATTTTAGCCAGAGAAGACCATTAGTTCAAAAGGGGAGTGAAAAGAAAGCTTTCTACACAAATTATCAAACTGTAATGGTCATCACCATCACCAATCAATTAACAGCAATGTAACCTGATATTTAGCAAACTGTATTTCTTCTGTTGACTCTGGAGGTAAGAATATACCAGTAAGAGTTATTAATAAGCAAAATCAGTCAAGTTAGTTTTGGTAACTCTGAACTCAAGTTGCGCTGTTTAGTAAAAACAGGTCCTAGTTCAAGTCTTTAGCAATGATTTCACAGTATTTTACTTACTATTAAcaatttcctcttcttcctcctttacTGTAATCCTTATTTCAGTGTTGCTTTCCTGATGCCTCTCAAGAGTTTCCTCTGGCATGGTAAAATCCTCACTGTGAGACACCTGGGCAGGAGCGACTTCTACTGAGGAAATTGGAAATTAAAAGCAGAGTCAAAATCACCAGTGAAGGCTTTCATAAATCCTTTTAATGCATATCTTTACATACCACACAAAggttcctcttcttcctcctcttttactACTACATTCATTTGTGGACTGGAAGGAGCATCCTCTAGACGTTCTTCTGGTTCTCTCAGGTTTTTCTCACACTGAGCATCTTTGTCACAGTTAAGACTCTCTGGGGAAAGGGGATCTACTGCACTGGACAAACTCTCATTACCAGGCACCTGTAAAAGCAAACAATAGTTTTTTGGGGTTGCAATGACCTATTCCTACTCTCaattaaactacaaaaacaacaaaaactgattAAACTTTGAAATTAATGTCTCTACCTCACAACAAACATTGTCAGTCAGGTTTTGCTGGGGTAATTCACCAACTGAAGCTTCAACTGAGCCTGAGATGACACCTGCAACCGATTCAGTCTTGCTCTGTGTACATGAACGTTTGTGGTTTCTGAGCGTTCCTGCCAGTGAGAAGTGCCTCCCACAGTCTTTGCAGGTATACGGCTTTTCTCCTGTGTGAATCCTGGTGTGCCGCCGAAGCTCTCCAGGAGCTACAAATGACTTGTCGCACTGTGTGCAGCTGTACGGTTTTTCTCCTGTGTGAGTCCGCATGTGTGTCGTTAAAGTCCACTGCTGTGCAAATGTCTTCCCACAGTCAGAACAGTGGTAGGGCGTAATGCCAGTATGGAGACGCTCGTGCCTCACAAGTGTACCAGATAAGGCAAACCTTTTGTCACAGAAAGAGCACTGGTAGGGCCTCTCTCCAGTGTGAGTCCTCTGGTGATCTCTCAGCTCAGCTGCAGAGTTACAGCTCTTCTCGCAGTCTGAACATGGAAACTTTTTCCTAGTAAAGCCCGCAACCACCTCAGAGTGCATTGCCTCTAAGTGAGTTTTCAAGTGCCAGTGGCGGGAAAAACTTTTCAGGCAGATAGAGCAATGATACGGCCTCTCGCCAGTGTGTGTCCGCCGGTGTAGCCTCAGCTCCCCCTGACTAGCAAATCTTTTCTCGCAAAAAGTGCATGGGAATGGCTTTTCCCCAGTGTGGACCCTTTCATGGATCATGAGCAACCCCT encodes the following:
- the LOC117152891 gene encoding zinc finger protein 2 homolog isoform X2, translated to MGSENPDSFGPVVILTGDVQQEIGGLINSDGEEVDFSDLRESAIPGIGVAGAPSKTYDQTENEKPPSLHSCSVCGKDFPYASKLQRHLRTHSGERPFPCSMCEKRFPEKGLLMIHERVHTGEKPFPCTFCEKRFASQGELRLHRRTHTGERPYHCSICLKSFSRHWHLKTHLEAMHSEVVAGFTRKKFPCSDCEKSCNSAAELRDHQRTHTGERPYQCSFCDKRFALSGTLVRHERLHTGITPYHCSDCGKTFAQQWTLTTHMRTHTGEKPYSCTQCDKSFVAPGELRRHTRIHTGEKPYTCKDCGRHFSLAGTLRNHKRSCTQSKTESVAGVISGSVEASVGELPQQNLTDNVCCEVPGNESLSSAVDPLSPESLNCDKDAQCEKNLREPEERLEDAPSSPQMNVVVKEEEEEEPLCEVAPAQVSHSEDFTMPEETLERHQESNTEIRITVKEEEEEIVNMSGDNHDPDSEKESCLVSPVQEQFNNHLTKSSYCCGLCGRDCHKMSALQIHMRIHSGEKPYQCTLCGKQFTQKGQLKGHQKVHTGEKPFSCPDCGKSFAHSGAMNRHRLTHTGERPYHCSVCDRSFNQSGRLREHEKIHFGEKFDCPECEKSFTRASSLKNHFRLHTGERPYGCDICGRGFSRSQSLRLHKRKHEQIQTVEESAFSVRNDDFSQSDDNSPINMCISDKND
- the LOC117152891 gene encoding zinc finger protein 2 homolog isoform X1; translation: MGSENPDSFGPVVILTGDVQQEIGGLINSDGEEVDFSDLRESAIPGIGVAGAPSKTYDQTENEKPPSLHSCSVCGKDFPYASKLQRHLRTHSGERPFPCSMCEKRFPEKGLLMIHERVHTGEKPFPCTFCEKRFASQGELRLHRRTHTGERPYHCSICLKSFSRHWHLKTHLEAMHSEVVAGFTRKKFPCSDCEKSCNSAAELRDHQRTHTGERPYQCSFCDKRFALSGTLVRHERLHTGITPYHCSDCGKTFAQQWTLTTHMRTHTGEKPYSCTQCDKSFVAPGELRRHTRIHTGEKPYTCKDCGRHFSLAGTLRNHKRSCTQSKTESVAGVISGSVEASVGELPQQNLTDNVCCEVPGNESLSSAVDPLSPESLNCDKDAQCEKNLREPEERLEDAPSSPQMNVVVKEEEEEEPLCVEVAPAQVSHSEDFTMPEETLERHQESNTEIRITVKEEEEEIVNMSGDNHDPDSEKESCLVSPVQEQFNNHLTKSSYCCGLCGRDCHKMSALQIHMRIHSGEKPYQCTLCGKQFTQKGQLKGHQKVHTGEKPFSCPDCGKSFAHSGAMNRHRLTHTGERPYHCSVCDRSFNQSGRLREHEKIHFGEKFDCPECEKSFTRASSLKNHFRLHTGERPYGCDICGRGFSRSQSLRLHKRKHEQIQTVEESAFSVRNDDFSQSDDNSPINMCISDKND